The nucleotide sequence ACCTCGGGAATCAACTCGTGACGGTTGACATAGACGTGGGCGAGTTGGTGGTCGCAAACCGCAAATGCATCGCATTCGCCTGGAATCAACGTTTCGCCAAACGGCCCGTTGCGAACGCCGAGCCAACCCTCGGAGCGTAATTCGCGATTGATCATTACCGGTTGGTCTACGGGGACCAATCCATATTCGGACACCACCACCACCTGGGCGCCAATGGATTCCGCAGCATCGATCACGGTCTTGGCGCATTGGTCGACTTCGCGAACCCTTTGGAGATCAGGTTGCGAGTACCGCTGGAAGTCGTAATCCAGGTGCGGCAAGTAGACCATCGTCAACTCAGGTCGCTTCTCTCGCAATACCAACGCCGAAGCAGCGGCGATCCACTGGGAGCACGGTAGCCCTGCATTGGGCCCCCAGAATGTGAAGAACGGAAACGGGCCCAGCTTTGCCGTGAGGTCGCAATCGGTGTGGTCCAGGATGTCAAAGACCTTGGAGCCATCGCAACCGTAGTGCGGTTTTGGGGTCGCGCTATAGCGAACCCCCGAGGACTGGTTGAACCACCAGAACATCTTTGCCGTCTCGACGCCATCGTAAAACTTGGGGCCCTGGATCAGCGAATTGGCTTGTTGCCAAAAACGGATTTCTTGGGTGTCCCGGTAATACCAACCGTTGCCAACGATCCCGTGCTCACGCGGAGCGAGTCCCGTCAACATGGTCGCTTGCGACGTGGCGGTAACCGCCGGCAGCGGGCTTTTCCAAGCCGCTGATTTGCCAACCGCAGCGATGTTCGGCGCGTGCGTTAGCAGTTCGGGCGTCAATCCGACGACATTGATGATACAAACGCGATTCACAGTGGTTTTTCCCTTCGGGGGCCTATTTCATTCTCGGGAATTCGCCGTTTTGGTACTTCGTCCAATACGAATCGAGTTGTCGTTTGACAATCCCACTGAGCAGGAACACGCCGAGCAGATTAGGGAAGCTCATCCCTAGAATCATCAGATCGCTGAAAGCGAGAATGTTGCCTCGCGTGACGATCGAGCCGAGGACCGTGAACGATAGAAAGAGCAGTTTGTAGATGATCGACGTGCGAACGCCAAACAGTTGGACCCAGCAGCGTTCGCCATAGTACGACCAACTGATACAGGTGGAATAGGCAAACAGCACGACCGCTGCGAACAACACGTAGCGAAACCAATCGTGGCCACCGACGACAAACGCTTCGAGCGTGAGTCGGGCTCCCTGGTCGCTCGCGATCACCTCTTGCATGTTTGGCGCTTCGTAGACGCCTGTGACGACCACCACGAGTGCCGTGATGGTGCAGACCATGACGGTGTCGATAAAGGGTTCCAGGAGTGCCACGATTCCTTCGCTGACCGGTTCATCGGTCTTGGCGGCGGAGTGAGCGATGGCGGCCGATCCGATTCCTGCTTCATTACTGAATACAGCTCGTTTGATACCGATGACAAGGACGCCGAGGAAAGCACCGTAACCCGCTTGAAGTGAAAATGCCTCGCCGATAATCGTGCCGATCGCCGCAGGGACTTCCGTTGCGTTGACCGCCAAAATGTAGAGGGCGGCGATGACGTAGGCGGTACACATCAGCGGCACGATCTTGCCCGCGACCGCAGCGATACTTTTGATCCCGCCGATGATCACGACGCCCACGGCGACCGCCATGATCACGCCATAAATCCAAGGATGGGTTTGTAAGATATCTACATCCTCACGAATCACCTCGAGGGATTGGCCGACTTGAAAGGAGTTTCCGCCTCCGAAACTCGCTCCGATGCATAGCACTGCGAAAACCACCGCCAACACGCGGCCGAGCTTAGGCAATCCAATGTCTTTGAGGCCGTAGCGTAGGTAACGCATGGGGCCGCCC is from Novipirellula galeiformis and encodes:
- a CDS encoding alkaline phosphatase family protein — its product is MNRVCIINVVGLTPELLTHAPNIAAVGKSAAWKSPLPAVTATSQATMLTGLAPREHGIVGNGWYYRDTQEIRFWQQANSLIQGPKFYDGVETAKMFWWFNQSSGVRYSATPKPHYGCDGSKVFDILDHTDCDLTAKLGPFPFFTFWGPNAGLPCSQWIAAASALVLREKRPELTMVYLPHLDYDFQRYSQPDLQRVREVDQCAKTVIDAAESIGAQVVVVSEYGLVPVDQPVMINRELRSEGWLGVRNGPFGETLIPGECDAFAVCDHQLAHVYVNRHELIPEVKAKLESVAGIDRVVAPEELELDHPRSGELIALAKPNAWFAYYYWFDDDRAPDFARTVDIHRKPGYDPCELFMTSKFRAIRKLVRKKLGFRYSMDVIPLDPTLVRGSHGLHPSPEKGPLIVGPGELPSDMRMFSSYVNQLRRG
- a CDS encoding alanine/glycine:cation symporter family protein, which translates into the protein MPKTAIVPPLARLTPSIRSFTLLAWAVIALSTLGTPTRVTGQDTASEAVPATLDPVTENADPANEASVAEQAPPSEETTAESELTWMEQVDATFGKYVVANAEMVIFYDFGTKERLGVSIPFVVVWLFAGGIFLTLRMRFINFRAFRHAIDLIRGIYDKPDEPGEVTHFQALAAALSATVGLGNIAGVAIAIGTGGPGATVWIVLVGLLGMTAKFTECSLGQLYRVTDEDGHVLGGPMRYLRYGLKDIGLPKLGRVLAVVFAVLCIGASFGGGNSFQVGQSLEVIREDVDILQTHPWIYGVIMAVAVGVVIIGGIKSIAAVAGKIVPLMCTAYVIAALYILAVNATEVPAAIGTIIGEAFSLQAGYGAFLGVLVIGIKRAVFSNEAGIGSAAIAHSAAKTDEPVSEGIVALLEPFIDTVMVCTITALVVVVTGVYEAPNMQEVIASDQGARLTLEAFVVGGHDWFRYVLFAAVVLFAYSTCISWSYYGERCWVQLFGVRTSIIYKLLFLSFTVLGSIVTRGNILAFSDLMILGMSFPNLLGVFLLSGIVKRQLDSYWTKYQNGEFPRMK